From the Arvicola amphibius chromosome 2, mArvAmp1.2, whole genome shotgun sequence genome, one window contains:
- the LOC119806552 gene encoding C-type lectin domain family 2 member D11-like has product MSATEPAEAFLSMFSTKDRLQEGKNGKKLQGECLRIVSPASPAALYCCYAVIMVLTGAVVGLSVALSLSGVKPDQKKYATCPRNWIGFGNKCFYFSEDTSNWTFSKNFCMELNAQLARFDNMEELNFINRYKGTFDYWIGLHRESPQHHWKWMDNTEYNNSVPIRGVEDYAYLNNNGISTARIYADKRQICSMLNSYILQC; this is encoded by the exons ATGAGTGCTACAGAGCCTGCAGAGGCTTTTCTGAGCATGTTCAGTACCAAAGACAGACTGCAGGAAGGCAAGAACG gTAAAAAGCTCCAAGGAGAATGTCTCAGAATCGTCTCCCCCGCGTCTCCTGCTGCGCTTTACTGCTGCTATGCAGTGATCATGGTCCTCACTGGAGCTGTGGTTGGACTTTCTGTGGCTCTGTCATTGTCAG GAGTAAAGCCAGACCAAAAAAAATATGCTACTTGCCCAAGAAACTGGATTGGATTTgggaataaatgtttttatttttctgaagacaCAAGCAACTGGACATTCAGTAAGAACTTCTGCATGGAACTAAACGCCCAGCTAGCTCGATTTGACAACATGGAGGAACTG AATTTCATAAACAGATACAAAGGGACCTTTGACTACTGGATCGGCCTGCACAGAGAATCACCACAGCACCATTGGAAATGGATGGACAACACGGAATATAACAACTC GGTTCCCATCCGAGGAGTGGAAGACTATGCCTACCTGAACAACAATGGGATCAGCACTGCCAGGATTTATGCAGACAAGAGACAGATCTGTAGCATGCTCAACAGCTATATCCTGCAATGCTAA